From the genome of Mycobacterium dioxanotrophicus, one region includes:
- a CDS encoding MFS transporter gives MAVPATSTWAPLASPIYRALWIAQFVSNLGTWMQTVGAQWMLVGDPRAPVLVPLVQTATTLPVMLLALPSGVLADLVDRRRLLVATQAAMAAGVAALATLTGAGLATPTVLLTLLFLIGCGQALTAPAWQAIQPDLVPREQIPAAAALGSMSMNGARAIGPAVAGALVSASGPTLVFALNAVSFVGIVVVLLLWRRPATERLLPAERPLAALSAGGRFIRSSPIIRRILLRAVLFIAPGSALWGLLAVVAQRQLGLSSSGYGLLLGALGVGAVLGAFVLGRLQSTFGQNKLLMAAALGFAGATAVLALVHNFGAVLAALVVGGASWLLALSTLNASMQLSLPAWVRARGLSVYQLTFMGGQAIGSLVWGLVAGVTTTVTALLISAGLLVFCAVSAWWWPLHARTGDLDLTPSAHWPEPALVFEPEPPDGPVLVLIYYRVEPDDETGFFAAMAVLGRSRQRTGAAQWQVFRSGEEHSTFVEAFVVRSWDEHLRQHRTRQTGQDLVIEQAVERWVQGEPMSQHLIAVKTS, from the coding sequence ATGGCCGTGCCAGCAACGTCGACGTGGGCGCCGCTGGCGTCGCCGATCTACCGGGCACTGTGGATCGCGCAGTTCGTCTCCAATCTGGGCACGTGGATGCAGACGGTGGGTGCGCAGTGGATGCTGGTCGGGGATCCGCGCGCCCCGGTGCTGGTGCCGCTGGTGCAGACCGCGACGACGCTGCCGGTGATGCTGCTGGCCCTGCCGTCGGGTGTGCTCGCCGATCTGGTCGACCGGCGTCGGCTGCTGGTCGCCACCCAGGCGGCGATGGCGGCCGGGGTGGCGGCGCTCGCGACCCTGACCGGGGCTGGCCTGGCCACCCCGACCGTGTTGCTGACGTTGTTGTTCCTGATCGGGTGCGGGCAGGCGCTCACTGCCCCGGCGTGGCAGGCGATCCAGCCGGATCTCGTTCCCCGCGAACAGATTCCGGCCGCCGCGGCGTTGGGCAGCATGAGCATGAACGGGGCACGGGCGATCGGCCCGGCCGTCGCGGGCGCACTGGTGTCCGCGTCCGGCCCGACACTGGTGTTCGCGCTCAACGCGGTCTCCTTCGTCGGCATCGTGGTGGTGTTGCTGCTCTGGCGTCGCCCCGCCACCGAGCGGTTGTTGCCGGCCGAACGGCCCCTGGCCGCGTTGAGCGCCGGCGGCCGGTTCATCCGCAGCTCGCCGATCATCCGGCGGATCCTGCTGCGTGCAGTGTTGTTCATCGCCCCGGGCAGTGCGCTGTGGGGCCTGCTCGCCGTCGTCGCGCAGCGCCAACTCGGGTTGTCGTCATCGGGGTACGGGCTGCTGCTCGGTGCACTCGGCGTCGGAGCGGTGCTCGGTGCGTTCGTGCTGGGCCGGCTGCAGTCCACATTCGGACAGAACAAGCTGCTGATGGCCGCGGCACTCGGATTCGCCGGGGCCACCGCGGTTTTGGCACTGGTCCACAATTTCGGCGCGGTCCTGGCCGCGCTCGTCGTCGGGGGCGCCTCGTGGCTGCTGGCGCTGTCGACGCTGAACGCCTCGATGCAGTTGAGCCTGCCCGCATGGGTGCGGGCGCGCGGGCTGTCGGTGTATCAGCTGACCTTCATGGGCGGCCAGGCCATCGGCTCGCTGGTGTGGGGCCTGGTCGCGGGCGTCACCACGACTGTCACCGCCCTGTTGATCAGCGCCGGATTGCTGGTGTTCTGCGCGGTGTCGGCGTGGTGGTGGCCGTTGCACGCGCGCACCGGCGATCTGGACCTGACCCCGTCGGCGCACTGGCCGGAGCCGGCGTTGGTGTTCGAACCGGAACCGCCCGACGGGCCTGTGCTGGTGCTCATCTACTACCGGGTCGAACCCGACGACGAGACCGGGTTTTTCGCCGCGATGGCGGTGCTCGGCCGGTCCCGGCAGCGCACCGGGGCTGCGCAGTGGCAGGTGTTCCGCAGCGGCGAGGAGCACAGCACCTTCGTCGAGGCGTTCGTGGTGAGGTCGTGGGACGAACATCTGCGTCAGCACCGCACCCGCCAGACCGGGCAGGACCTCGTCATCGAGCAGGCCGTCGAGCGGTGGGTGCAGGGCGAGCCGATGTCGCAGCACCTGATCGCGGTGAAGACTTCTTGA
- a CDS encoding GNAT family N-acetyltransferase, whose protein sequence is MAEVRNIPAAHHYEITVDGEHAGLEAYVDSGDQRIFYHTEIDDKFGGRGLAGELVSAALTDARAAGKRIVPVCPYVAKYVKQHHDFDDILDPVTPEVIAVVEAAT, encoded by the coding sequence ATGGCTGAAGTTCGCAACATTCCCGCAGCGCACCACTACGAGATCACCGTCGACGGCGAGCACGCCGGCCTCGAGGCGTATGTCGACTCAGGCGACCAGCGCATCTTCTACCACACCGAAATCGACGACAAGTTCGGCGGCCGCGGCTTGGCCGGCGAGCTGGTGTCCGCGGCGTTGACCGATGCCCGCGCGGCGGGCAAGCGCATCGTCCCGGTGTGCCCGTACGTGGCCAAGTACGTCAAGCAGCATCACGACTTCGACGACATCCTCGACCCGGTCACACCCGAGGTCATCGCCGTGGTCGAAGCGGCGACTTAG
- a CDS encoding class I SAM-dependent methyltransferase — translation MSDRIDWDDAYRQPQAPPWNIGEPQPEYAAMIDTEGVVRGEVLDAGCGYAELALALAARGHAVVGLDLSPTAVAAATAAARDRGLDNATFAQADLSSFTGYDGRFSTIFDSGLLHALPDERRDGYLQSAHRAAAPGARFYILAFGAGAFPGHDGPGPTQFSEDQLREVVSRHWQVEDIRPAQLHAALPEGRVQMPGFLVTATKA, via the coding sequence ATGTCTGATCGGATCGACTGGGACGACGCGTATCGGCAGCCGCAGGCCCCGCCGTGGAACATCGGTGAGCCACAACCGGAATACGCGGCGATGATCGACACCGAGGGCGTGGTGCGTGGTGAGGTGCTCGACGCGGGATGCGGGTACGCCGAACTTGCACTTGCCCTGGCGGCGCGCGGCCACGCCGTCGTCGGCCTCGACCTCAGCCCCACCGCCGTTGCCGCGGCGACCGCCGCCGCACGCGACCGTGGACTGGACAACGCGACGTTCGCGCAGGCCGACCTCTCGTCGTTCACCGGCTACGATGGCCGGTTCTCGACGATCTTCGACAGCGGGCTGCTGCACGCCCTGCCGGACGAACGTCGCGACGGCTACCTGCAATCCGCGCATCGCGCGGCCGCACCCGGCGCCCGGTTCTACATCCTGGCCTTCGGCGCCGGCGCGTTTCCCGGCCATGACGGGCCGGGGCCCACGCAGTTCAGCGAAGACCAACTGCGCGAGGTGGTTTCGCGTCATTGGCAGGTCGAGGACATCCGCCCGGCTCAGTTGCACGCCGCGCTGCCCGAGGGGCGCGTACAGATGCCGGGCTTCCTGGTGACCGCAACCAAGGCCTAA
- a CDS encoding MarR family winged helix-turn-helix transcriptional regulator — MTRRLSPAQERAWRPYIESSLRLETLLDERLREAAGLSLIDYHLLMLLTDAPDHRLRMSELAEKMVFSRSRITYQINSMTKRGLVLREPVPEDRRGYRAVLTATGADALHRALPLHTESVRELFFDHLRPDELDCVEQVFTRLHDHLQSDELQYDNGNQTP; from the coding sequence ATGACGCGCAGGTTGTCCCCCGCGCAGGAGCGTGCCTGGCGGCCCTACATCGAGTCCAGCCTGCGCCTGGAGACGCTGCTCGACGAGCGCCTCCGGGAAGCCGCCGGCCTGAGCCTGATCGACTATCACCTGCTCATGTTGCTCACCGACGCCCCCGACCACCGGTTGCGGATGAGCGAACTCGCCGAGAAGATGGTGTTCTCCCGCAGCAGGATCACCTATCAGATCAACTCGATGACCAAGCGCGGCCTGGTGTTACGTGAGCCGGTCCCCGAGGACCGCCGAGGCTATCGCGCGGTGCTCACCGCCACCGGCGCCGATGCGCTGCACCGCGCGCTGCCGCTACACACCGAGTCGGTGCGCGAGCTGTTCTTCGACCACCTCAGACCCGACGAACTCGACTGTGTCGAACAGGTTTTCACGCGGCTGCACGATCACCTGCAAAGCGACGAGCTGCAGTACGACAACGGAAATCAGACCCCATGA
- a CDS encoding PPOX class F420-dependent oxidoreductase yields MTFTSAELAYLREEPIGRLCTIGADGDPQIRPVGVHLGPGDVTIDVVGHALATTQKWRNVVRNPRVAFIVDTVLSVRPPDARGIEIRGTATALPGAGSVEGGLSGDIIRIVPHRIISWGLDGVGTTARNWGELPRATD; encoded by the coding sequence ATGACGTTCACCTCGGCCGAACTCGCCTACCTGCGCGAAGAACCGATCGGACGGCTGTGCACCATCGGCGCCGACGGCGATCCCCAGATCCGTCCGGTCGGCGTGCATCTGGGCCCCGGGGACGTGACCATCGACGTCGTCGGCCATGCGCTCGCGACAACCCAGAAGTGGCGCAACGTGGTCCGCAACCCCCGGGTGGCATTCATCGTCGACACCGTGCTGTCGGTGCGGCCACCGGATGCTCGGGGTATCGAAATCCGCGGCACCGCAACAGCGTTACCCGGAGCCGGTAGCGTCGAGGGCGGGCTCAGTGGCGACATCATCCGGATCGTGCCCCACCGCATCATCAGCTGGGGTCTCGATGGTGTGGGCACCACCGCGCGGAACTGGGGCGAACTCCCGCGCGCGACCGACTGA
- a CDS encoding phosphotriesterase family protein gives MPTVNTARGPIDTAELGATLMHEHVFIMTSELTANYPDNWGDETRREADAIARLNELKARGVDTIVDLTVVGLGRYLPRIARIAAATDLNIVVATGLYTYNDIPMTFWFRGPGTALAGPDPMVEMFVHDIEKGVADTGIKAAILKCATDESGVTPGVERVLRAVAQAHRETGVPISTHTHAATRRGLEQQRIFAEEGVDLSRVVIGHSGDTTDIGYLEELIANGSYIGMDRFGVDVYLPFEDRVATVATMCERGHADHMVLSHDTWCYFDALPDELTTTVLPNTGYLHIHNDVLPALRERGVTDDQITTMLVDNPRRIFDRQGGY, from the coding sequence GTGCCGACAGTGAACACCGCACGGGGTCCCATCGATACAGCCGAACTCGGCGCCACGCTCATGCACGAGCACGTCTTCATCATGACCAGCGAGCTCACCGCGAACTACCCGGACAACTGGGGCGACGAGACGCGTCGGGAAGCCGACGCCATCGCGCGACTCAACGAGCTCAAAGCCCGTGGTGTGGACACCATCGTCGACCTCACCGTCGTCGGGCTCGGACGCTATCTGCCCCGCATCGCGCGGATCGCGGCGGCCACCGACCTCAACATCGTCGTCGCCACCGGTCTGTACACCTACAACGACATCCCGATGACGTTCTGGTTCCGCGGGCCGGGCACGGCGTTGGCCGGCCCGGACCCGATGGTCGAGATGTTCGTCCACGACATCGAGAAAGGCGTCGCCGACACCGGGATCAAAGCCGCAATCCTCAAGTGCGCCACCGACGAATCCGGCGTCACCCCCGGTGTCGAGCGGGTGCTGCGGGCCGTCGCACAAGCCCACAGGGAGACCGGGGTGCCCATCTCCACCCACACGCATGCCGCCACCCGCCGCGGTCTGGAACAGCAGCGCATCTTCGCCGAGGAAGGCGTCGACCTGTCGCGGGTGGTCATCGGCCACTCCGGCGATACCACCGACATCGGCTATCTCGAGGAGTTGATCGCCAACGGCTCCTACATCGGCATGGACCGGTTCGGCGTCGACGTCTACCTGCCGTTCGAGGACCGGGTGGCGACCGTCGCGACCATGTGCGAGCGTGGCCACGCCGACCACATGGTGCTCTCGCACGACACCTGGTGCTATTTCGACGCCCTGCCCGACGAGCTGACCACCACGGTCCTGCCGAACACCGGATACCTGCACATCCACAACGATGTTCTGCCCGCGCTGCGCGAGCGCGGGGTCACCGATGACCAGATCACCACGATGCTCGTGGACAACCCGCGCCGGATCTTCGATCGCCAGGGCGGGTACTGA
- a CDS encoding aldehyde dehydrogenase: protein MTTLSAQPTVETLKMLIGGRWVDAQDGRRADSINPFTGKVWATAPFAGVEDVDAAVRAARSAFEGPWGSMTGADRVKLLLRFADLLEAHAEELAVIESTDNGKLIREMGAQMKALPGYYRYFAGYADKIHGETIPTEKPNFFTYTTREPLGVVGAILPWNSPLLLLTWKLAPALAAGCTVVAKAADQTPASILKFGALFAEAGFPPGVFNVVTGDGPTTGAALVGNPGVDRICFTGSNATGIQVMKNAADNITRVTLELGGKSPNIVFADADLDAVTNGVLAGIFAATGQTCVAGSRLLVQSEIYDQLAGRLVERAKDIRLGDPLDPASEMGPVAFRAQLDKILEYVRIGQSEGAVLATGGQRPTAPELGNGLFVSPTIFTGVDNAMRIAQEEIFGPVLCMIPFETEEDAVQIANATPFGLGAGVWTLNVQRAHRMARALRAGTVWVNAYRTLSWAAPFGGFKGSGIGRELGLESLHEFTETKSVWIETSGASQDPFRMG, encoded by the coding sequence ATGACGACACTCTCCGCCCAACCGACCGTCGAGACACTCAAGATGCTGATCGGAGGCCGCTGGGTCGATGCGCAGGACGGGCGCCGCGCGGACAGCATCAATCCGTTCACCGGAAAAGTGTGGGCCACTGCGCCGTTCGCCGGAGTTGAGGATGTCGACGCCGCGGTCCGCGCGGCCAGGTCGGCATTCGAGGGTCCGTGGGGTTCCATGACCGGTGCCGACCGGGTCAAGCTCCTGCTGCGATTCGCCGACCTGCTCGAGGCGCACGCCGAAGAGCTGGCGGTCATCGAATCTACCGACAACGGCAAGCTGATTCGGGAGATGGGCGCTCAGATGAAAGCCCTCCCGGGTTACTACCGCTATTTCGCCGGCTACGCCGACAAGATCCACGGCGAGACGATCCCCACCGAGAAGCCCAACTTCTTCACCTACACCACGCGAGAACCGCTCGGCGTCGTCGGGGCGATCCTGCCGTGGAACTCGCCGCTGCTGCTGCTCACCTGGAAGCTCGCTCCCGCGCTGGCGGCGGGGTGCACCGTGGTTGCCAAAGCGGCCGACCAGACTCCTGCATCGATCCTGAAGTTCGGCGCGTTGTTTGCAGAAGCCGGTTTTCCACCAGGTGTCTTCAATGTGGTCACGGGCGACGGACCGACGACCGGCGCTGCGCTCGTAGGCAACCCGGGCGTCGACCGGATCTGTTTCACGGGATCGAACGCCACCGGAATCCAGGTGATGAAGAACGCGGCCGACAACATCACCAGGGTGACGCTGGAGCTGGGCGGAAAATCACCCAACATCGTTTTCGCGGATGCGGACCTCGATGCGGTCACCAACGGTGTGCTGGCCGGCATCTTCGCCGCCACCGGCCAAACGTGCGTCGCCGGATCCCGGCTGCTCGTGCAAAGCGAGATCTACGATCAACTGGCAGGACGACTCGTAGAGCGCGCCAAAGACATTCGCCTCGGCGATCCGCTCGACCCGGCCAGCGAGATGGGCCCGGTGGCGTTCCGCGCCCAGCTGGACAAGATCCTGGAGTACGTCCGGATCGGACAGTCCGAGGGAGCGGTGCTCGCCACCGGGGGTCAGCGTCCGACGGCACCGGAACTGGGCAATGGGCTGTTCGTCAGCCCGACGATCTTCACCGGAGTGGACAACGCCATGAGGATCGCCCAGGAGGAGATCTTCGGTCCGGTGCTGTGCATGATCCCGTTCGAGACCGAAGAGGACGCAGTCCAGATCGCGAATGCCACGCCGTTCGGCCTGGGTGCCGGAGTGTGGACCCTCAACGTGCAGCGCGCGCACCGCATGGCCCGTGCGCTGCGGGCCGGCACTGTGTGGGTGAACGCCTATCGCACGCTGTCCTGGGCGGCACCGTTCGGAGGGTTCAAAGGCAGCGGGATCGGCCGCGAACTGGGGCTGGAATCGCTGCATGAATTCACCGAGACCAAGTCGGTGTGGATCGAGACGTCAGGCGCATCTCAGGATCCGTTCCGTATGGGGTGA
- a CDS encoding GMC family oxidoreductase, with protein MMLVTSPKTPTADVDVVIVGSGMAGGALAKRLSDGGLRVVCLEQGRPLHPAELRHFSDTWEWDKQREWNVHPNVRKLPQDYPIGGEPHSIRNRNDVGGSLNHWSAHWPRFKPVDFRKGTEHGLAPDWPISYEDLEPYYDINDREMGISGRPGDPAYPPRTTHTTPPIPLGTFGRTMARGFEKLGWHWWWMDNAIITKPLDGRLPCNHCGQCILGCPRSSISTSATGYLPRALANGAQLRTGCRVEQIIVDGDTARGVIYVDIETGQRYRQDAKAVIVAGNGIGTPRLLLVSANSSHRDGLANSSGQLGRNLMYHPQAFVEGIFEESLDGYKGARGAPLFSQQFYETDPSRGFVNGFTALVVRAPGAGVAANGYWTREPVPWGPDHHKEFARLFGHHAWIIVMAEELPSPTNRVTLDPELTDSTGMPAPKVEYRVHPNDRKLVEFGIARSREVMTAAGAYDVTDSGLLDPPPGYHLLGTARMGTDPADSVTNRWHQAWDIPNLFICDGSSMPTSAGVNPTPTIGAMAVRLADFLVREGNSLLGGDRPRLADDRMESVR; from the coding sequence ATGATGCTGGTTACCTCGCCGAAAACCCCGACCGCCGATGTCGATGTCGTCATCGTCGGATCGGGTATGGCCGGCGGCGCCCTGGCCAAGCGACTGAGCGACGGTGGTCTGCGCGTCGTCTGTCTCGAACAGGGACGTCCCCTGCATCCGGCGGAGCTCCGGCATTTCTCCGACACCTGGGAGTGGGATAAACAGCGGGAGTGGAACGTCCACCCGAATGTGCGCAAGCTGCCGCAGGACTACCCGATCGGCGGTGAGCCGCACAGCATCCGCAACAGGAACGATGTCGGGGGCAGCCTCAACCACTGGTCGGCGCACTGGCCGCGATTCAAGCCGGTCGACTTCCGGAAGGGTACCGAGCACGGCCTGGCTCCCGACTGGCCTATCAGCTATGAGGACCTCGAACCGTACTACGACATCAACGACCGGGAGATGGGCATCTCTGGCCGGCCGGGCGACCCCGCCTACCCGCCGCGCACCACTCACACCACGCCGCCGATACCGCTCGGCACCTTCGGCCGGACGATGGCACGCGGCTTCGAGAAACTCGGCTGGCATTGGTGGTGGATGGACAACGCCATCATCACCAAGCCTCTGGACGGCCGGTTGCCGTGCAACCACTGCGGCCAGTGCATTCTGGGCTGCCCGCGGTCATCGATCTCCACTTCTGCAACCGGGTATCTGCCACGGGCCTTGGCCAACGGTGCGCAACTGCGCACGGGATGCCGCGTCGAGCAGATCATCGTCGACGGTGACACCGCGCGGGGTGTCATCTACGTCGATATCGAGACGGGCCAACGATATCGGCAAGACGCCAAGGCGGTCATCGTCGCAGGGAACGGGATCGGCACGCCGCGGCTGCTGTTGGTGTCTGCCAATTCCAGCCATCGAGACGGATTGGCCAACAGCAGCGGACAATTGGGCCGCAACCTGATGTACCACCCCCAGGCCTTCGTCGAAGGGATCTTCGAGGAATCCCTCGACGGTTACAAGGGTGCGCGCGGTGCGCCGCTGTTCAGCCAGCAGTTCTACGAAACCGATCCCAGTAGGGGTTTCGTCAACGGTTTCACCGCGCTGGTGGTCCGTGCCCCGGGCGCAGGCGTTGCCGCGAACGGGTATTGGACCCGGGAACCGGTCCCCTGGGGTCCGGACCATCACAAGGAGTTCGCGCGGCTCTTCGGTCATCACGCCTGGATCATCGTCATGGCCGAAGAACTGCCGTCGCCGACCAACCGGGTGACCCTCGATCCCGAACTCACCGACTCCACCGGCATGCCCGCACCCAAGGTCGAGTACCGGGTGCATCCCAATGACCGGAAGCTCGTCGAGTTCGGCATCGCCAGGAGTCGCGAGGTCATGACGGCCGCCGGTGCCTACGACGTGACCGATTCCGGGCTGCTCGACCCGCCGCCCGGGTATCACCTGCTGGGAACCGCCAGAATGGGCACCGATCCGGCTGATTCGGTGACGAACAGGTGGCATCAAGCCTGGGACATCCCCAACCTGTTCATCTGCGACGGTAGCTCGATGCCCACCAGTGCAGGTGTCAATCCCACCCCCACCATTGGGGCCATGGCGGTTCGGCTCGCCGATTTCCTGGTACGAGAAGGCAACAGCCTTCTCGGCGGCGACAGACCCCGATTGGCCGACGACAGAATGGAATCCGTTCGATGA
- a CDS encoding MFS transporter: MDETLGNQRHGITRKTPMHAALASLAGTVVEWYDFFIYSTAAALVFGHLFFPKASPTAGLMASFATFAVGYLARPLGGVIFGHFGDRIGRKRTLIVTLSMMGGATFLIGVLPTYTAIGVWAPALLVVLRFIQGLGLGGEWGGAVLLAVEHAPSGKRGLNGSFPQIGAPVGLLLATGTFALLGGLPEDQFTAWGWRVPFLFSVVLILLGLLIRTRIAETPSFQRVKEEDQVARMPIVEVLRTQKREVLQALGMRWAENISFYVFATLLISYATKEVGVSRTTALVAVTVAGAFGIVALPFFAGLSDKVGRRSVYIGGAIGVAAVIFPFFWLVQTGHPALLCVAAVLMATPWAAMYGPQAGFFAEMFSARHRYSGMSLGSQLASTFAGGPTPLIATALMAAASGSPWPVCVYVIATAAVTLYAAASTRETYRDDNGFSGVRSSVHARNT, from the coding sequence ATGGACGAAACGCTCGGGAATCAAAGACACGGCATCACCCGGAAGACACCTATGCACGCCGCGCTGGCGAGCCTCGCCGGCACAGTCGTCGAGTGGTACGACTTCTTCATCTATTCGACCGCCGCCGCGTTGGTGTTCGGTCACCTGTTCTTCCCGAAGGCCAGCCCCACCGCCGGGCTGATGGCATCCTTTGCGACCTTTGCGGTGGGCTACCTCGCCCGGCCGCTCGGCGGCGTGATCTTCGGCCATTTCGGTGACCGCATCGGCCGCAAGCGCACCTTGATCGTCACCCTGTCGATGATGGGCGGCGCGACATTTCTCATCGGGGTACTCCCGACCTACACCGCGATCGGAGTCTGGGCGCCCGCTCTGTTGGTCGTCCTGCGATTCATCCAAGGTCTCGGGCTCGGGGGCGAATGGGGCGGCGCGGTCCTGCTGGCCGTCGAGCACGCCCCGTCGGGAAAACGCGGACTCAACGGCAGCTTTCCGCAGATCGGCGCGCCGGTCGGGCTGCTGCTGGCCACCGGAACCTTCGCACTGCTCGGCGGACTGCCGGAGGATCAGTTCACAGCATGGGGATGGCGCGTGCCCTTCCTCTTCAGCGTCGTCCTGATCCTCCTCGGATTGTTGATCAGAACCAGAATCGCCGAGACCCCGTCCTTTCAACGGGTCAAAGAGGAGGATCAGGTGGCACGCATGCCCATCGTCGAGGTGCTGCGCACACAGAAGAGGGAAGTGCTGCAGGCGCTGGGCATGAGATGGGCCGAGAACATCTCGTTCTACGTCTTTGCGACACTGTTGATCAGTTACGCGACAAAGGAAGTGGGTGTCTCCCGCACCACGGCGCTCGTTGCTGTCACGGTCGCAGGCGCCTTCGGTATCGTCGCTCTCCCGTTCTTTGCTGGGCTGTCCGATAAGGTCGGTCGACGCAGCGTCTACATCGGCGGTGCCATTGGCGTTGCAGCCGTGATCTTTCCGTTCTTCTGGCTGGTGCAGACCGGGCACCCCGCGCTGCTGTGCGTCGCCGCGGTGCTGATGGCCACGCCGTGGGCCGCCATGTACGGACCGCAGGCCGGGTTCTTCGCGGAGATGTTCAGTGCCCGGCACCGCTACAGCGGGATGTCGCTCGGCAGCCAGCTCGCTTCGACATTCGCAGGTGGCCCGACGCCGCTGATCGCCACCGCACTCATGGCCGCCGCCAGTGGATCGCCATGGCCTGTTTGCGTTTACGTCATCGCAACGGCGGCCGTGACGTTGTACGCGGCCGCCTCGACTCGCGAAACCTATCGGGACGACAACGGATTCAGTGGTGTCAGATCGTCGGTTCACGCGCGGAACACCTAG
- the tcuA gene encoding FAD-dependent tricarballylate dehydrogenase TcuA has translation MAKRVIVVGAGNAALVAALAASDAGADVTVLEKAPRDQRGGNTRYTAGLVRFAFDELAAVDELLGNNAATSGAVTVEPYTAETFTNAIMQTSRGEADPDLTDWLVSESQDVLRWMKGHGIDFEFAQYLTTAEGGKTVYRNGLVLQSAGGGEGLTAMEFAAVERAECEIRYGTAAIDLIRDDIGGIVGVRIRNDAGYTEDLYGEVILGCGGFEANPEMRTRYLGPEWNLVKVRGVPYNTGELLDAALRVGAATYGHWADCHAAPIDVNSPKQGTLETGERTNRTSFLFGLAVNEQAERFIDEGRDWAPQNYVAVGKAVLKQPNGIGYQLFDEKVADLLDPRYGDATVYQADTLPELARRAGLDPEKFARTVREYNAAVDDLVAFDSTVRDGKATRGIDPPKSNWAQRIDTPPFRLYPFTGGITFTFGGLRIDRGARVLDAGTGTPIPGLYAIGEMTGGFFYHSYPAGSGLVCGSVTGRAAGAAAAAAALRGATTAAALS, from the coding sequence ATGGCAAAGCGAGTCATCGTTGTCGGGGCGGGCAACGCAGCGTTGGTGGCGGCGCTGGCTGCGTCGGACGCCGGTGCGGACGTCACCGTGCTGGAGAAGGCGCCGCGGGACCAGCGCGGGGGCAACACGCGATACACGGCTGGCCTCGTGAGGTTCGCCTTTGACGAATTGGCGGCCGTGGATGAGCTTTTGGGTAACAATGCAGCAACCAGTGGTGCGGTGACGGTCGAGCCCTATACGGCCGAAACGTTCACCAACGCGATCATGCAGACGTCCAGGGGTGAGGCCGACCCGGATCTCACAGACTGGTTGGTGTCGGAGAGCCAGGATGTCCTGCGCTGGATGAAGGGTCACGGCATCGACTTCGAGTTCGCGCAGTACCTGACGACGGCCGAGGGCGGCAAGACTGTCTACCGCAACGGGTTGGTGCTGCAGTCCGCAGGCGGCGGTGAAGGCCTCACTGCGATGGAGTTCGCTGCCGTCGAACGAGCCGAGTGCGAAATCCGATACGGCACTGCGGCAATCGATCTGATCCGGGACGACATCGGTGGGATCGTCGGGGTCCGGATCCGCAACGACGCCGGCTACACCGAAGACCTCTACGGTGAGGTGATCTTGGGCTGTGGCGGGTTCGAGGCCAATCCCGAGATGCGGACCAGGTATCTGGGTCCGGAATGGAACCTCGTGAAAGTCCGTGGTGTTCCGTACAACACGGGCGAACTGCTCGATGCGGCCTTGCGGGTAGGTGCCGCCACGTACGGGCATTGGGCTGACTGCCATGCCGCACCGATCGACGTGAATTCGCCCAAGCAGGGAACTCTCGAAACGGGCGAGCGGACCAACCGGACAAGCTTCCTGTTCGGCCTCGCCGTCAATGAACAAGCCGAGCGGTTCATCGACGAGGGGCGGGACTGGGCGCCGCAGAACTACGTCGCGGTCGGTAAGGCGGTCCTCAAGCAGCCCAACGGCATTGGGTACCAGCTGTTCGACGAGAAGGTTGCCGACCTGCTGGATCCACGCTATGGCGACGCGACGGTGTACCAGGCCGACACTCTGCCGGAGCTCGCCCGGCGGGCGGGGCTCGACCCGGAGAAGTTCGCGCGGACCGTCCGTGAGTACAACGCGGCTGTCGATGATCTCGTCGCCTTCGACAGCACGGTCAGGGACGGTAAGGCCACGCGCGGAATCGATCCGCCAAAGAGCAACTGGGCGCAGCGAATTGATACACCACCGTTCCGGCTGTACCCGTTCACGGGTGGCATCACGTTCACATTCGGTGGTTTGCGGATCGACCGCGGGGCGCGAGTTCTCGACGCGGGAACCGGGACGCCGATACCGGGCTTGTACGCGATTGGGGAGATGACCGGGGGATTCTTCTATCACAGTTACCCGGCGGGTTCGGGTCTGGTCTGTGGGTCGGTCACCGGCCGGGCGGCAGGGGCCGCCGCAGCTGCCGCTGCGCTGCGCGGGGCGACGACCGCTGCGGCACTTTCTTAG